aaagaattaaaaaataaacaaaaattattaaagtctcatagtttaacatctaaattgagcactataaaaatcatgctatcaaattacagtagctaccaaattaaattatccaaatcatgctatgtattagaataatattatatttttatatttaatcctttataatgtaataggataacatttaacaatcaaagagagagagagagagagagagagagagagagagagagagagaactgaatcgcattaacctaaagtagattaaagaatataaaaaattatcaacctaaagcgaagatgcaagaaaaataaaaaataaaaatccactcaaaaattgtgtgtgtgtgtgtgtgtgagagagagagagagagagagagagagagccttttttttgtaagggaaaactatgcatggaatgaatgagatagtgacaaatttataataagaaagtgtgaataagaagagacaaaaatagaggaagatgaagggaaagatgaagaatgatattgatgtagagagtagtggggagatgagaaggtgagagaatgagagaaggagaaaggttaaagaagtagtggggagatgaaaaggtaagggaggaagaaaggttggagaagtgtaaatatgaaataaaaaaaaattataaataattataagaaaatggaaaaaaaaaaaaaaaaaagatgatgacgTGGACGTTGACGTGGCTCAACGTGAGTGCAAcagcattaaacgctacgcttcagcttttagtaatatattgatttgtTGATCATTTTACAAGGTTTACCTGGCTATATCTTCTTTAGTCCAAATTTGAAgtcttttcaaaatttattgaatttaaggCAATGGTTGAAACCCAATTTTCTACTAAGATTAAGACTTTAAggtttgatggtggtggtgaatACACCTCTTCTTCCTTTAAGTCTTATTTACTTCAACATGGTATTACTCATCAAATTTCCTGCCCTtacactccacaacaaaatggtctTGTTGAGAGGAAGCATAGGCACCTTGTTGAGACAACCATTACTCTTTTGTCTCAAGCTTCAATGCCCATTGCTTACTGGTCTTATGCCATTCTTACCACTGTTTTCTTGATCAACCTACTTCCAACTTCTGTTCTTGGCTTTACATCACCTTGGTCCAAATTATACTCTTCCTCCCCAGATCTGTCTCAGCTAAAAGTATTTGGTTGTGCTTGTTACCCTCTCCTTTGACCTTACACCTCTCATAAACTTGATCCTAGAACCAAAGAATGTTTGTTTTTAGGCTACTCTCCTAAATCAAAGGGGTATCTCTGTCTTGATCTTTCAACTAATAATCTCTATGTTTCTAGGCATGTTTTGTTTAATGAATCCAAATTCCCCACACTTACATCTTCTTCCCAATCTAACTCATCTTCTTCAGTTTCACATCTGTCCAATGCTCTCTGGTTGTCTAACCTTCTTTATCTTCATGCTTCAAATCAACCCTCCTTATTAGGTCCTTATTCCTCCAACACTACACCTTTACTTCCTGTTACTCCTAACCCAGATATACCATCCCTTTCTACTGTTCATACCAGCTCTGACCATCCAAGTCCTGATCACCCTCTACCTACTCTCCTTCCTACTGCACTTGTCCCTTTACCTACAGCATCAAATGATTCTTCACTACCATTACCACCTACACTTCCTACTGCTACTGTGGCTAATCAGCATCCAATGCAGAGTCAGTCCAAGAGTGGCATTGTCAAGCCTAAACTTTGCTATAAGGCCTTCTTGGATTACACCAAAACTGAACCTACTTCTTATAAAGTGGCTTCCAAATATCCTGTGTGGTGTACTACTATGGATGCAGAGTTTCAAGCCTTACAAAGGCAACAAACCTGGACATTGGTTCTTGCATCTCCTCATGCCAATTTGGTAGGTTGTAAATGGGTATTTAAGATCAAACTTCACAGTGATGGGTCTATTACTCGTTACAAAGCCAAACTTATGGCTAAAGGGTTTCACCAACAAGTTGGCATTGATTACTCAGAGACTTTCAGTCCTGTTATCAAGCCTGCCATAGTTAGATTGGTTCTTGCCATTGCTGTTAGCTGCAATTGGCCTTTGAAGCAGCTTGATGTGTCCAATGCCTTTCTCCATGACTACCTTAAATAAGAGGTTTACATGCACCAGCCTCTTGGTTATGTTGATGCAGCCCATCCTTCCTATGTCTGTAAGCTCCATAAATCTCTCTATGGTCTCAAACAGGCTCCAAGGGCCTAGTTTGAGAGGGTTACCTTCCACTTAATTCATCTTGGGTTTCAAGCTTCCTTTGATGATAGCTCATTGTTCATCTACCAATCCAAGAGCACCATCATTTATCTCCTTCTTTATGTGGATGATATCATCATCACTGGCAATAATTCTCAACATGTTTCATCTCTGATTGCTGCCCTCAGTTCAGTATTTGAACTCAAAGACTTGGGTGTTCtcaattattttttgggtgtTCAGATTTCTAGAACTCAGTTTGGGCTTACCCTTTCTCAATCAAAGTATGCATCAGAGGTCCTTCATCGTTTTCACATGGAAAACTCCAAGCCCACCAAGACTCCATGCTGCCCTTCCTCACATTTGCTTCCTAATGATGGTGTTGCTCTTTCTAATCCTTCAGAGTTTTGCAGCATGGTTGGTGCTCTTCAGTACCTCACTTTCCCACGCCCAGACCTTGCCTTAAGTGTGCACCAATTATGCCAATTTATGAGCAATCCTACCACAGTACATCTAGAAGCTGCTAAGAGGGTTCTTAAATATATCAGAGGTACTCTTTCTCATGGCATTTTGTTTACTCTAGGTCCCCTCACTCTCACTGCTTTCTCTAACATGGATTGGGCTGGTGATCCTTCTGATCGTCGTTCCACAACAGGTCTTCTTGTGTTTCTTGGTCCTTCTCCTATTTCTTGGTCTTCCAAGAAACAGACCACTGTTGTTCGTTCTTCCACTGAAGCTGAGTACTGTGCTCTGGCTACTACTGCTGCAGAGGTATCTGGGCTACGCATTCTCTTCAAAGAATTGCGAATTTTTCTCTCACATGTACCTATTTTGTGGTGTGATAATGCTTCAGCAATTGCCCTCTCTACAAATCCTGTGTTTCACTCTCGCATGAAACATATTGAAGTTGACTATCACTATGTTCGTGAGAAGGTGTTGCATCGTGATTTATGTGTGCATTTTGTCTCAGGCAAGGATAACCTCGCTGACATGTTCACCAAGCCCTTACCTTCTCCCTCCTTTCTTCTTCAACGTCGTAAACTCCTATTGGATGCCTCCCCCAGttgtttgaggggggatgttaatGTTCATGGTAGTTCTaattcaaagaaacaaaagaaggaTGACAATGGTTGAATTACACACAGTGGGCACTAGGTTGAAGATGAGTTTCCAATGTACAGTGCAACACCGTTTCACTTAAAGTTAAAACCACAAATGCATCGTTTTACTTAACACGCAGCGCACCGTTTTAAGTGATAGTTATTTAAGCTTCTGAAGTAAGAAACGATGTGGTCTTGACTGTGGATTGTAGCTGTTGGTTCTAGCACCAAATGCAGTTGTGATTCTGGTGTAGATTCTGTTATAGTTTCCGCATATTGTGGATCGGTGGTTAGACAGTTAGATAGGCTCAGTGTATTATAAATATCCTTATACTCCCAATTTTATCATTATGTAAAAGATTCAGACTTTTCTCTTTTatcaaatatctctctctctttctctcattttcattcctttctatCAATCTTTCTTACTTCACAAACATAACTTATCTTGCTTAAAATCTAGTTTTGAACTCTGTGATTGTGTTACATAAAACAACACAGATTTCTTCGGTGTGGTCTGCTGGCAGAGGATAACTGCGTTGATGATGCCAAAGACCTCTTGTTAGTTTCGCCGGTGAGGATTGGTGGTGGTGAATCGGTGGCGGTAGCAATGGGGATCTGTTGTTGGGTCtgggatgttttttttttctttttaatatttattttgagcagctgaaataaagaaatgcaaaaagttactaatttaattaaatatgttaaTACATGACAAGTTTTTATGTGTGGAATATAGAGTGGTACAAAAAAGGTGgaatagaagatttggactcttaAGTTACaaacaaagtttggctacaataGGAATAGGAAGATAACATGTATTTCTATAATGTTCAATTTACATAATAAGGACACACTCATTTTCTTATTGTTGACTGTAACTTTAgattacaactaaattttgtttctcaaaaaaaaaaaaaaaagattacaactaaatttgtagtcatctcatcaaaaataaaagaaattttgtagccaaactttgtcaaagacatttttcaaattcttttgatCTTACTGGTCGACCAATTCATTGTGATATATTAGGAAttgtcattttaaaaattaagaaatttaattatttaaccaaacTTTTAACCcatttaaatatacaatgatgaattataatcaatttcaatttgctaaaagatgcaccctattatatatttttggagCATTTGATTAAAGAATAACAACTGTAATGTAGACAATGTGAGTCAATATGCCCTCCCAATAAGCGAAAATTATCTCCAATGCACAGGGATGCATTTTTAGCCTTTTTCTCTTGTGCATTGAACCTAAGCCCcccctcttaaaaaaaatatgatattacTTAGACTAAATCATCATATTCACATTATTCCTCAATAAAAtagttaaattaaattagagtTCAAAATTTGTAGTCAAATTCTTGAATCCTCAATTTTTCTAACTTCATATTTTTAAAGTACTTTTCTAGTATTATGGAGTATTCTACTTATTTCCAAAGGAGATTTTTAACTTCTACACTACGTAGAACTTTCTTATGTAAAACATCTAAACTATTTCAAATCAAATGAATATGTTATATCAAAAtctaaataaaagataattaaaTCCTTGAGATTAGATCCTATTTGTATCATAGATGGGGTTTATAGGAGGAGAACGTTGTACTAGTCTGGGCAAAACAAATGGGCTCTGTAGGGACAAAGTTTGGAGTCCAAGCCCAAACGTATGGAATCCAGGTCcaataagcccaatacaatgaattttgtagagtatgggtcaaagaactaggtctaGATAAGTTGGACAACGACTAGCATGGAGTTAAGAATCGATCAAACACGAATAAAAGCTATTATGACCAGAAGAATTTTCATCCGAGGAGACCAGGATTTTACGTACATATATAGATCACAATATTAGGATTGTTTAGCATACTACAgtattctctctcactctttttcTGTCCACCTCCTTCACAGGGGCTCTTCCACATTATATAGGTCTTTcctgatcatctggaccttacacttgttgatcaccTGGATCCCCACTTGAGTATCCATCtcatcagacacccctttcagccttctgtgagttgcagcagccaagacagcactgttcaggggtcttctccacattaatgcggtcaaaAAAGCAGCCgcagtgcattaaatgtggtggtggcagcttttccttaaatattttgagttttcttccctCTCACGTGCTCTGAGGGTGCACTTCAACTACTTGAGTATACACTTGGTCTGCATTTGTCGTGTcagaggaggagttcctcctcggaccatctTCCCTTTGTCTCCCATTGATGAGATTTGTAACGTAGATCATCTAGGCCGTGTTTTCTTCCTCGGACTTGTTAGTGTCCTtggacaaggcccaaggcccaatacattATTAAGCCCATAGGCCATCCCAAGTATTTTTGAACATTCAACAATATCAAACTCATAAAATGAACAGTCCAAAGCACATGAGTCAGTCACTGATCTTGCTGTTattgatgtttttgttttaccAATACATGTCCTTGTCCATGATTAAACTAAATTTGtactcaattaaaaaatataaaaataaaatagttaatCGGAGGGTGACAACAAAGTCCATCAAAAGACCTCTCTATTGCTCGACCAACTTATTATCTTTATAAAGACACTAATCTCAtccctctctcttcttttgtaCAAAGCTTGTGGGATCCTTGAAGTTAAGTTACAAAGATATTAATCTCAATTTTGCCTTCGTGAGACAATCTCTAACAACAACCCAAATTTTAGCCATCATACTAATAGTGACTCTTAATAGCTCTACCAAAACCTGCAACCCATGTCCCATTACTGTCTCTCAAAGTAccaccaccctaaaaaaaaaaaaaaaaagcaagtttCATGAACGTTATTATCAATTTCTTTCCCTTAGAAATGTTCTTACTCCGTTGGGTTCATAAAATACCCAAATTCCCATTGAAAAAACAAGATTCCAAGGCCAAGAGAAACATAAATCATGAAAAAAGATTGAAGAACTCTGATTTGATTCAAGAAGTTGGTAGGAAACACCATAGACAGATAGAAACATTCCAATTCAAGACGCAATAGCTTACAAAAACTCGCAATCCTTCATCAATCAAATTTAATGGGTCATCAAGTCATTCTCTTAATGGACCATTGAACTCCAGTGATCCAAATAAAGCTCACAATTGGCCCATTTCTTACACTAAACCTAAGTTCTTAAATAGTTCAGCCTATGACTatttaatgatttattaatTCATTTGGGGTGTAATGTGATGAGGTATTTAGTATTCACTCCATAATGTCTAGGTCCCTAAGCCCGTTTGGTTTGGTAGTaatttggaattaaaaattatggtaaatttttttttttaaaacaaagtatAATTTGAGTATTCATAAtgtaaaaaattgtgtttgataccatatttttttaacttctttgaaaaaaagaaactgaaaCCACACACTCAAGTGTTTTGCATAAGTATTTCCTTTTAACAAAAGTGtgttttatgtatttttcaacatcttgtgggtcccatgattttgaaattaataataaccatGTCATTCAAAACTGTTACTTGAAaactaagtatatatatgtgtgtgaaacccTCTCTTAGAGACATGAATCACAACCCTTATTCTCCAACTCACAAGAATTTGTACTTGTGGAGTGATTATCACACCAAAGATACGTAGCAATCACAATTTTTAGCACTTAAAAATTAAGAACTGTAGTTTAAATCTTTCTACCAAACACGCCTAAGCCTTACATTTCCATTTCTTACTCGGATCAAGATTTTTAGAGCCCTTTAGAGTACTCTACCAGGTAGAGTTCATTTAATCTGGACCATTCAATTTCTTAACCAATAACTTATGTTATAAAATGTCATTAATCCACCTAGAAAAGCCTTAAATGACAATGTCATATCAGGCTGTTAAAAAGGACAACTTTACAAGTTAGATTGTAAATGTGCCTTTTGGAAGACCAATAACTGTGTGGGATCTACCACAACGCGTAATTCAGTCACCCCATTAAAATCAGCTGTCCTATCTCTTTCATCTTCATTTTTAGCAATCAACTTCCACtcgatttttttatttttacttttggaGCCTAAACTTGTTACTTGACTTCCTTCCACAGAAAATAGTTACAAACATTACGAGACATCTGTCTCTTGATTTGTCTCATTTTAAAAGAATCCTCATGTAGTTAGCCTttacaagtcaacaactatgtTCTCCACTTCTCCTAAAGCAAGTTACATGAATGTTATTATCAATTTCTCCCCCTTACAAATTTTCTTATTCTAGTGGGTTcataaaaacccaaatcccCATAGAAAAAAAACAAGAGTCCAAGGTCAAGAGAAACAAAAACCATGAAAAAAGATTGGATGGCTCTGATTTGATCTAAGAAGTTGCTAGGAAGTGACTTCCACTAggtttactatttatttttaggaaGTGAAGTTCCTTTCACTGGCTGAAAAAAAACCTTGACCCGCATTGAATTTTCTTCATATAAAGTTACAAACAATACAAGAAAAGACGCCCCAATCCAATTGTAACCTCAAGGAAAATAATGGTTTGAGTAAAAAACACTACTTGTTGATTATAATCTTTCAACTGCTCCTTTCTATTATCAGAAATTACAGAAAAAGAGACACCTTGCACCAATGCTAACCTAAGGATATAATGGTTTGACTAACACCACCCATTCTAAGATCAAACTCATCAAAGCTGGATGAGATTATATCCATTGCttctttagtttatttgttaAGTACACTTcttttaaaatgaataattgtaattttgtatAATAAACCCACGAAAATAAACTCAATTAACTAGATAAATTTTCCTGGTCACTCGATcactttttatttgttagtaggAACCACACAGACTGATAGGCAGCACAGTTGCACAAAGAGCCATATATGTCAAATTCTTTGTCAATTTTTGTGCTTATAACTGTGTCTGGAATGTGGGATCCACCAGAACGCGCAATTATTCATTTACATCAATCAGTGGTTCACATTTGGTTCACACCTAGATCTTTCAGCTGCACGTCTTAAAAGCAATAGAGGAAGTATTTTAAGAGTttctgcaaaacaaaaaaaacactttcaccgatcacatttctctctctctctctcttggttctCTTGTTTGCATTCTCTTTCACCACTCACGTCTTTTTGCAAAGAAGAAAGCATGGCTGCAGAGTTTGTGGGTGGAGCAGTTTTCTCTGCATTCCTTCAGGTGGCGTTTGACAGAGTGGCCTCTCGTGACGTTGTCAACTTTCTCAAGCGAAGCAAAGTTATTGAAGGATTGGTGCGAAAGCTGAAGTTAGTGCTGATAACTGCTGATTCAGCACTCAGTGATGCGGAGGAGAAGCAATTTGAATACCCAAATGTGAAACGGTGGCTGAACGAGCTTAAAGATGCTGTTTATGTTGCGGATGACCTCCTCGATGAGATTGCCACTGAAGCCTTACGATCCAAGTCAGAAGCTGAATTTCAAACCAGCACTAGTACGGTATGGGACTTCTTATCTGCTAATTCAATTGATATACAATCGAAGCTAGAAAAAATTCTGGATAATTTAGaatatattataaaacaaaaggaTGTCCTTGGTCTTGTAGCTAGTGTTGCCCTGAAGGATGCCCCTGGTCTTAAAGGTATACAATCAAGACCACTGACAACTTCTTGCCCTGAAGAATATGGTGTATTTGGTAGAGACAAGGACAAGGAGGGGATATTTGAGAAGTTCCAATCTAATGGTGCAAGTGTTGATGGGATATGTGTTGTTCCCATAGTGGCTATGGGTGGAGTTGGAAAAACAACTCTTGCTCGGTTTGTTTTCAATGACAAAAGAATAAATGAGAGTTTTGATCTCAAAGCTTGGGTTTGCGTttcagaaaattttaataattttaggatagcaaaaacaatttttgaGGAGGTCACTTCCTCTGCTTGTGACAATCAAAACATGaattttctgcaaaataaaattagagagaaattcATGGAGAAGAAAGTTTTCCTCGTTTTAGATGATGTTTGGAATGAAAAATATGATGATTGGGTTGAGCTACTTAAAGTTTTCAGATGTGGGGCAAAGGACATTAAGATCATTGTTACTACACGGAGTACAAAAGTCGCATCAAATGTCCGCACTGTTGCAACTTTTTTTCTAAGAGAATTATCAGATGAAGAATGCTGGTCATTGTTTAAAAAACACACATTTATAAATGGAAAGGCTAGTGATCCAAGTCTAGAGGATATTGGTAGGCAAATTGTCCAGAAGTGTAAAGGCTTACCTTTAGCAGTAAAAACACTTGGTGGTTTGCTGCGTTGTGAGCAAGATCCAAAGGAGTGGACAATGATTTTGAAAAGTGATATATGGAATTTATCAGAAGAAAAAAGTAGCATCCTTCCAGTTCTAAGATTGAGCTACCACTACCTCCCATCACATTTGAAGCAATGCTTTGCTTATTGTTCCATCCTTCCAAAGGATTATGAATTTCAAAAAGAGGAGTTGGTCTTGTTGTGGATGGCACAAGATTTTTTACAGCAATCCAAAGGAAATGGGACGATGGAAGAAATAGGTGAACGGTACTTTGATGATCTTGTATCTAGGTCACTTTTTCAACAATCAAGTATTAATGAGTCACATTTCATACTGCATGACCTAGTCAATGACTTGGCAACATCTATATCTGGAGAATTTTGTGTTAGGCTGGAGGAAAATGATGAGTCGAAAGAAATAACTGAAAAGGCACACCATTTTTCATATCAAAATAAAGGTCAATTTGATAACTCTAAGAAATTTGAGTTCCTTTATGAAGCAAAGGGTTTGCGAACCTTCTTGGGAGCAGAACCATATTGGTGGCGAGACTTTGACAATGtagagatgatgatgatagaTGATTTGATGGAGAAATTTAAAACCTTACGGGTGTTATCATTGTCTAGCAAGCGAATAAGGGAGTTGCCTGATTCAATTGATAATTTAAAGCACCTTCGTTATTTGAATATTCGTGGCACTAGAATTAGTCACTTACCTAATTCTCTGTGTAACTTGTATAATTTGCAAACCTTGATATTGTCATTGTACATCACCAGGTTGCCTGCCAACACAAGTAAACTAATCAACTTGTGCCACCTAGATAATAGTGAAGCCAAAATGGAAGAGATGCCACCGCAAATAGgtaaaatgaaaaatctcatCAAATTACTTGTTTTTGGTGTGGGCAAACATGATCATGGGTCCAGTATTAAAGAGTTGGGGGAGCTTCATCATCTTTCTGGAAAATTGTCTTTATTGAACTTGGAAAACGTTCAATGCATTAATAAAGATACTACAGAGGTTATACTAAAGAACAAGCAAGATTTATCTAAGTTGAAGTTGGAATGGAAATATCGTCACGGGGCTGAAGATTCAGAAAAGGTAAGAATTTTGCTTGAGCAATTGTGTCCTCATACAAACTTGAATTCTCTTACCATCACTAATTATGAGGGTACAAGCTTTCCAAAATGGTTAGGAGACTCGTCATTCTCTAAAATGGTGTACATAGAGCTTCGTAATTGTGATAATTGCTTCTCCTTGCCTCCGCTTGGACAGCTACCTGACCTCAAGAGCCT
This genomic stretch from Quercus robur chromosome 4, dhQueRobu3.1, whole genome shotgun sequence harbors:
- the LOC126723681 gene encoding putative disease resistance RPP13-like protein 1 codes for the protein MAAEFVGGAVFSAFLQVAFDRVASRDVVNFLKRSKVIEGLVRKLKLVLITADSALSDAEEKQFEYPNVKRWLNELKDAVYVADDLLDEIATEALRSKSEAEFQTSTSTVWDFLSANSIDIQSKLEKILDNLEYIIKQKDVLGLVASVALKDAPGLKGIQSRPLTTSCPEEYGVFGRDKDKEGIFEKFQSNGASVDGICVVPIVAMGGVGKTTLARFVFNDKRINESFDLKAWVCVSENFNNFRIAKTIFEEVTSSACDNQNMNFLQNKIREKFMEKKVFLVLDDVWNEKYDDWVELLKVFRCGAKDIKIIVTTRSTKVASNVRTVATFFLRELSDEECWSLFKKHTFINGKASDPSLEDIGRQIVQKCKGLPLAVKTLGGLLRCEQDPKEWTMILKSDIWNLSEEKSSILPVLRLSYHYLPSHLKQCFAYCSILPKDYEFQKEELVLLWMAQDFLQQSKGNGTMEEIGERYFDDLVSRSLFQQSSINESHFILHDLVNDLATSISGEFCVRLEENDESKEITEKAHHFSYQNKGQFDNSKKFEFLYEAKGLRTFLGAEPYWWRDFDNVEMMMIDDLMEKFKTLRVLSLSSKRIRELPDSIDNLKHLRYLNIRGTRISHLPNSLCNLYNLQTLILSLYITRLPANTSKLINLCHLDNSEAKMEEMPPQIGKMKNLIKLLVFGVGKHDHGSSIKELGELHHLSGKLSLLNLENVQCINKDTTEVILKNKQDLSKLKLEWKYRHGAEDSEKVRILLEQLCPHTNLNSLTITNYEGTSFPKWLGDSSFSKMVYIELRNCDNCFSLPPLGQLPDLKSLKIQCFGGISSVGPEFYGNTIKPFRALECLTFENMPEWQEWVIFEGEVFTCLRELYIKHCPKLSGGLPVQLPSLTTLDIRKCEQLVASLPNSPALHALLCSGKIQIPNGDDYQSLKRVNIKGGVYSILPFLPEFASLSFLAFSECPDLVSFPSGGLCAPNLSEIVIFECENLKSLPEGMHTLLPSLVHLSLCRCRELESFPEGGLPSSFESLAINRCDKLISRRMELGLQGLHSLRSFEICGYDNELESFPEEALLPPNLTDFGISYLPNLKSLNGKGFQHLTSLKRLTIQGCQNLDCLLEDVLPTSLCELFTWECPLLKERYGNEKGEGRAKIAHIPNITIYY